The window CCCCATACTATAGTATAGAACCTGGTTGTTgttctatcattttagtcaagTCTGAGTTTTCAAGtccctatttggtgttttctttgtAACAATATTGgagtcatttaacattttcttcttcagctcatttcacagaagagggaTAAGGCAAAGAGTGTAAAGTAATTTGTCCAATTAAGTTTTCaaggccagattagaactcaggaagattaatctttctTACAATAGTCCTATTACCATTACTCTGGTTCCTAGAACATGGCAGATATCTAATGAATGTCTTTTGATGGGAGCCATGGCCATACTTCATGATGTGAGTGATTCCTATTGGAagtttaaaagataataataaaatggaacAGGGAGAAATGTAAAAAAGCCAAGGTACATTTATGTCTGAAGGAGTCCTGCAGACTAAGGActtctgaaaattttttaaagtaattgaaGGGAATAGTTATTAGTATTATGTCAATTATTTCTGTAGAAAGATTTTCCGGGTCCATAATTTTTTCATGGCATTCTTCACTTCTGCATTTCTCAATGTATAAATCAAGGGGTTCAACATGGGGGTAACAATGGTATAAAAAACTGCCACCATCTTATCTTCTGAAAAAGTTGTATCAGGACGCATATACATGAATGTACAGGGTCCAAAAAATATAATGACCACAGCTATGTGAGAACCACAGGTAGAGAGTGCTTTGCGCCTGCCTTCAGCTGACTGCTTCCTCAGGGACACCAGGATGATTGTATAGGATATCAACAAGATAACAAAGCTCCCTAGAGCAATGGTCCCACTGTTGGCTGTCACCACAGCCCCCACGACATAGGTATCAGTACAGGCAAGTTTCAGCACTGGGTGCACATCACAGAAATAGTGATCGATTTCATTAGGGCCACAGAAAGGCAATTGGACTACCAGTGCCACTTGAATAATAGAATGGATAAAACCACCCACCCATGTCCCCAGCAGCATCTTATTGCACCTGTCCCGGTCCATGATGGTCATGTAATGTAAAGGCCTACAGATGGCTACATATCTGTCATAGGCCATCACTGTAAGGATGAAGATCTCCGTGCAGCCAAAGAAGTGAACCCCAAACAATTGCATCATGCAACCTGCATAACTGATGCGTTTCTGCAATACTAATAAATCTGCAATCATCTTTGGTGCTGTGATAGAGGAGTAGCAAATGTCTACAAAAGATAAGTAATTTAGGAAGAAGTACATGGGTGAATTGAAAAGGTTACCAATGCACACTGTCGCTATGATAAGGAGGTTACCCAGAAGAATAATTGTATAGAAAAAGGTGAATACCACAAAGCATATTTTCTCTACTTCTGGATTCTGAGAAAGCCCCCAGAAGATAAATTCGGTCACATTATTTATGTTCTCCATGGATTTTCTTTGTATAGCTACATACCCCAAGGGTGGGGGAGGAAATCAGTCCATCtgaaatgatatagaaaaaatagcataaattaaaataatgaccATTCCTATTCAATTGatgatttttcattaaatttcatgAAATAAGCTATACAATTTTTccatttatcatttaattttaagctttttcttttattttttatagctttttatttacaagttatttgcatgggtaattttacagcattgacaattgtgaaaccttttgttccaatgtttcccctccttgccccatctcctccccccaagggcaggttaaccaatacatgttaaatatgttaaagtataaattaaattcaatataagtatacatgtcctaacagttattttgctgtacaaaaagaatcggactttgaaataatgtactattagcctgtgaaggaaatcaaaaatgcaggtgagcaaaaatagagggattgggaattctatgtagtggttcataatcatctcccagagttctttgcctgagtgtagctggtttaattcattactgctctattggaactgatttggttcatctcattgccaaagatggccacgtccatcagaattgatcatcatatagtattgttgttgaagtatataatgatctcctggtcctgctcatttcactcagcctcagttcgtgtaagtctctccaggcctttctgaaatcatcctgctcgtcACTTCTTactgagcaataatattccataatattcatataccataatttattcagccattctccaattgatgggcatccactcagtttccagtttctggacactacaaagagacttgccacaaacatttgtgcacatacaggtccctttcccttcttcaagatttctttgggatataagcccagtagatcagcttttttattttcaaagcatatgcacacttttgaacattcacccttgcagaactttgagttccagattttttctttctcccttgacCTCCCCTACTCCATTaaacatcaagtaatccaatatatattaaacatgagcaattcttataaacatatttccatacttatcatgccacagaagaaaaatcagatcaaaaagggaaaaatgaaaaagaaaccaaaaaacaagcaaacaacaaaaaaggtaaaaatactatgttgtgatacacattcagtccccacagtcctctcttattacaaatggctttctccatcacaagataattgtaatTGACCTGAACCACCTCCTAGGTGAAAAaagccacctccatcagaattgatcaatgtGTAATCTTGTTCTTGCTGTATACAAGATTTTTCTGGTTCTACgtacttcacttaacatcagttcttataagtctctgcagagctttctgaaatcatcctgctgatggtttctatatgaaataataatgttctataacattcatataccataacttatttagcaatttcccaactgatggggattcactcaatttccaattccttgacactacaaaaaggtttgttagaaataattttgcacatgtgggtacctttttccttttgatgatctttttgggatacaggcccaaataggtatcaaaggatatgcatactttgatagccctttgggcatagttacatattgttctccagaatagttggattactttacaactccaccaacaatgcactagtttccccacatcctctccaatatatatcattttttttgtcatctaaaacaatctgagaggtatataattgtaccttactttgcatttctcttatcagtagtgatttagaccatttttttcatatgactagaaatacttttaattgccttatctgaaaattgtctgtttatattctttgacttttTATCACTTGATAATgttttgcattcttataaatttgagtcaattctgcatatattttagaaatgaggcctttatataaatcatatttaaaattgctttcccagtttttctgcttcccttctaatctggtcttcattgtttatttttttgtttgtttgtttgtttgttttgttttgttttgttttgtacaaaacctttttaactttatgtaatcaaaattatccattatgCATTTCACaatgtactctaattcttttttgaccacaaattccttccttctccatagatcttaGAGGTAGAATTCTAATTTGCATATAACTTcactctttatgtccaaatctgaatccatttcaaccttttcttggtatatataggatgttaggtgttgctcaatgcctagtttctgccatactatttttcataaatttctaatttataaataaggaaaggatTTGGTCACAAAAACATTTGATGTAAGATTCTTGATTCAAACCAAGTTATTCTGATTGCCTCATAGGTTTTTCcataataacatatataattcACAGAGAAACCCAGCATGAATTTATTTGCTCTTTGGCTTGAGAACatttgggaagaaaagaagactaaAGAGGAAATTGCATAAAATTGGACAAAAATACTGTAAGCATATTTATCAATAGTTAAGTCtacaaatgcacacacatatgtatatgtatatatatatatatatatatatatatatatatat of the Sarcophilus harrisii chromosome 6, mSarHar1.11, whole genome shotgun sequence genome contains:
- the LOC100925903 gene encoding olfactory receptor 4S2 — protein: MENINNVTEFIFWGLSQNPEVEKICFVVFTFFYTIILLGNLLIIATVCIGNLFNSPMYFFLNYLSFVDICYSSITAPKMIADLLVLQKRISYAGCMMQLFGVHFFGCTEIFILTVMAYDRYVAICRPLHYMTIMDRDRCNKMLLGTWVGGFIHSIIQVALVVQLPFCGPNEIDHYFCDVHPVLKLACTDTYVVGAVVTANSGTIALGSFVILLISYTIILVSLRKQSAEGRRKALSTCGSHIAVVIIFFGPCTFMYMRPDTTFSEDKMVAVFYTIVTPMLNPLIYTLRNAEVKNAMKKLWTRKIFLQK